In Primulina eburnea isolate SZY01 unplaced genomic scaffold, ASM2296580v1 ctg263_ERROPOS1100000, whole genome shotgun sequence, one DNA window encodes the following:
- the LOC140820885 gene encoding aquaporin SIP1-1-like, with protein MGAIRAAVADGVLTFMWIFCASGLGAATYVIASALSVAPGLPTLFITTFLVFVLLFIFGFVGDLMGGATFNPTATAAFYAAGLGGADSLISAALRFPAQAAGAVGGVLAISEAMPIKYKHMLGGPYLKVDLHTGAIAEGVLTFIITFAVLLIVIKGPRNLVIKNWLLSMSTVSLIVAGSSYTGPSMNPANVSTASPLI; from the exons ATGGGGGCGATCAGGGCGGCGGTGGCCGATGGGGTGCTGACGTTCATGTGGATTTTCTGCGCGTCGGGGCTGGGTGCCGCCACGTACGTCATAGCTTCGGCGCTGAGCGTGGCCCCTGGCCTCCCGACGCTTTTTATCACCACGTTCCTTGTTTTCGTGCTGTTGTTTATATTCGGCTTCGTTGGAGATTTGATGGGCGGCGCGACGTTCAACCCTACCGCCACAGCTGCGTTCTACGCGGCCGGGCTTGGGGGCGCCGATTCTCTTATTTCTGCGGCGCTTCGGTTTCCTGCTCAG GCAGCTGGTGCAGTTGGTGGCGTCCTCGCGATTTCGGAGGCTATGCCCATTAAGTACAAACACATGCTTGGAGGTCCTTATTTAAAGGTTGATTTGCACACCGGAGCAATAGCTGAGGGCGTCTTGACTTTCATAATCACTTTTGCAGTACTTCTCATTGTGATAAAGGGTCCGAGGAACCTAGTTATCAAGAATTGGTTGCTTTCCATGTCGACTGTTTCGCTAATTGTTGCAGGTTCGAGTTATACGGGACCTTCCATGAATCCTGCCAATGTAAGCACCGCATCTCCTCTGATTTAG